In Chitinibacter sp. SCUT-21, a single genomic region encodes these proteins:
- a CDS encoding M15 family metallopeptidase, with protein sequence MHLPEHLQTIWLQLGIAPEVLQQKSLCVFDEANELVDVETAADGRVWQLVPAAAQAWQAMQTAALADGIELKIASAYRASSRQVELIERKLSMGQTIDDILQVLAPPGCSEHHTGRAIDIFQPGGPIVEESFELTSAFSWLNHNAARFGFRLSFPRNNPFGYVYEPWHWCWHPA encoded by the coding sequence ATGCATTTACCCGAACATTTACAAACTATCTGGCTGCAATTAGGTATCGCGCCGGAAGTGCTGCAGCAAAAATCTTTATGCGTTTTTGATGAAGCGAACGAACTCGTAGACGTTGAAACCGCCGCTGATGGTCGAGTGTGGCAGCTAGTTCCAGCTGCGGCGCAAGCTTGGCAAGCGATGCAAACTGCTGCCTTAGCCGATGGCATTGAGCTAAAAATCGCATCCGCGTACCGCGCCAGCTCGCGCCAAGTAGAGCTGATTGAGCGCAAATTGAGCATGGGGCAAACCATTGATGACATCTTGCAAGTACTCGCCCCCCCTGGTTGCAGTGAGCATCATACAGGCCGCGCGATTGATATTTTCCAGCCGGGCGGCCCGATTGTTGAAGAAAGCTTTGAATTAACAAGCGCTTTTAGCTGGCTCAATCACAATGCGGCGCGCTTTGGTTTTCGCTTATCTTTTCCACGCAACAACCCCTTTGGCTATGTGTATGAGCCATGGCATTGGTGCTGGCACCCTGCGTGA
- the parC gene encoding DNA topoisomerase IV subunit A produces MSETIDLLDDESTPETATPSSGGGQGGRFIEAQTSATPDDGESVQLGLYAEKSYLEYAMSVVKSRALPQVEDGQKPVQRRILYAMHELGLTATAKPMKSARIVGDVLGKYHPHGDQSAYDALVRIAQDFSLRYPLIDGHGNFGSRDGDGAAAYRYTEARLTPVADLLLGELDQGTTDFIPNYDGAFKEPVLLPARLPMLLLNGASGIAVGMATEMPSHNLGEVADASVALIRNPNLTTAELMAYIQGPDLPGGGQIISSPRDITAAYENGRGSLKVRARWEKEDLARGQWQLIITELPHGASSQKILEEIEDLTNPKVKKGKKALSQEQIQTKQLILSVLDRVRDESGRDCDVRLVFEPKSSRQNPDELMNLLMAHTSLETSLSINMVTIGRDGRPGQKTLRDVIAEWIDFRFVTVTRRVQHRLGQVNDRIHILEGRLLVLLNIDEVIRIIRNADDPKADLMAAFNLSERQAEDILEIRLRQLARLEGIKIEQELSNLRNEKAELENLLSNPQAMQRQIIKEIEADKKKYADPRRTLIEHAERASVEIAVVDEPCTIILSEKGWLRSRQGHGLDLQNLTFKDGDSQLAAIECRTVDQLALFGSDGRVYTIQASVVPGGRGDGVPVTTLVDLVAKTRITQMIVARTGEWLVIANSSGYGFACQADNLMSRQKAGKSFITLEGNESLLRVMPFTPSANAMVACLSSAGKLHIFAYSEFKQLAGGGRGVITMALDDKDTLAAITVCDGETLKLSGTGRGGVAKEMVLDANEMAPYIGKRARKGKPINAGLKFPGF; encoded by the coding sequence ATGTCTGAAACCATAGACTTGTTAGACGACGAATCCACACCAGAGACCGCCACGCCAAGTAGCGGTGGCGGGCAGGGTGGCCGCTTTATCGAAGCACAAACCTCAGCCACGCCTGACGATGGCGAGTCGGTTCAGCTTGGCCTGTATGCGGAAAAAAGCTATCTCGAATACGCGATGAGTGTGGTCAAAAGCCGCGCCTTGCCTCAAGTCGAAGACGGGCAGAAACCGGTACAACGCCGCATTTTGTACGCGATGCACGAGCTCGGTTTAACGGCCACCGCCAAGCCAATGAAGTCGGCGCGTATCGTTGGTGACGTGCTGGGTAAATATCACCCACACGGCGACCAATCGGCGTACGACGCGTTGGTACGTATCGCGCAAGATTTCTCGCTGCGCTATCCATTGATCGATGGCCACGGTAACTTTGGTTCGCGCGACGGCGACGGTGCAGCCGCCTATCGTTACACCGAGGCGCGTTTAACGCCGGTGGCCGATTTGCTACTGGGCGAACTCGATCAAGGCACGACCGACTTTATCCCTAACTACGACGGTGCGTTTAAAGAGCCGGTCTTGCTGCCTGCACGTTTACCGATGCTGCTATTGAATGGCGCGTCGGGTATTGCCGTTGGTATGGCGACCGAGATGCCATCGCACAATTTGGGCGAAGTGGCTGACGCCAGCGTTGCCTTAATTCGCAATCCAAACCTGACCACCGCCGAATTAATGGCCTATATCCAAGGCCCGGATTTACCAGGCGGCGGGCAAATTATTTCCTCACCGCGCGATATTACCGCGGCGTATGAAAATGGCCGTGGTAGCCTGAAAGTACGCGCTCGTTGGGAAAAAGAAGACCTCGCGCGTGGCCAGTGGCAATTGATTATTACTGAATTGCCGCACGGTGCTTCGAGCCAGAAGATCCTCGAAGAAATCGAAGATCTGACCAACCCTAAGGTTAAAAAAGGCAAAAAAGCGCTCAGCCAAGAGCAAATCCAGACCAAGCAATTGATCCTCAGCGTACTCGATCGTGTGCGCGATGAATCAGGCCGTGATTGCGATGTGCGTTTGGTATTCGAGCCCAAATCGTCGCGCCAAAATCCAGACGAGCTGATGAATCTGCTGATGGCGCACACCAGCCTGGAAACCAGCTTGTCGATCAATATGGTGACGATTGGTCGCGATGGCCGTCCGGGGCAGAAAACGCTGCGCGATGTGATTGCTGAGTGGATCGACTTCCGCTTTGTCACCGTCACGCGCCGCGTTCAACACCGCCTTGGCCAAGTGAATGATCGCATCCATATTTTGGAAGGCCGCTTGCTGGTCTTGCTTAATATCGACGAAGTGATCCGCATTATCCGCAATGCCGATGATCCAAAAGCCGATTTGATGGCGGCGTTTAATTTGTCTGAGCGCCAAGCCGAAGACATATTAGAAATCCGTCTGCGCCAATTGGCACGCCTCGAAGGTATTAAGATTGAGCAAGAACTGAGCAACTTGCGCAATGAAAAAGCCGAGCTGGAAAACCTGCTGTCTAATCCACAGGCGATGCAGCGCCAAATCATTAAAGAAATCGAAGCCGATAAGAAAAAATACGCCGATCCACGCCGCACGCTGATTGAACACGCCGAACGGGCTTCGGTCGAAATCGCCGTCGTCGACGAGCCGTGCACGATTATCTTGTCGGAAAAGGGCTGGCTGCGTTCGCGCCAAGGTCATGGCCTTGATTTGCAAAATCTGACCTTTAAAGACGGCGATAGCCAACTGGCGGCGATTGAATGCCGTACCGTCGATCAACTGGCGCTGTTTGGCAGCGATGGCCGTGTGTACACGATACAAGCCTCCGTCGTACCGGGCGGACGTGGTGATGGCGTGCCGGTGACAACCTTGGTTGATCTGGTCGCGAAAACGCGTATCACGCAAATGATCGTCGCCCGCACAGGCGAATGGCTGGTGATCGCCAATTCGTCTGGCTATGGCTTTGCGTGTCAGGCCGATAATCTGATGAGCCGCCAAAAAGCGGGTAAGAGCTTTATTACGCTCGAAGGTAACGAAAGCCTGCTGCGCGTCATGCCGTTTACGCCGAGCGCCAATGCGATGGTCGCGTGTCTGTCATCTGCGGGTAAATTGCATATCTTTGCCTACAGCGAATTTAAGCAGCTTGCAGGCGGCGGTCGCGGTGTGATTACGATGGCGCTCGATGATAAAGACACATTGGCAGCGATTACCGTTTGCGATGGTGAAACGCTGAAATTATCAGGTACGGGTCGAGGCGGCGTGGCAAAAGAAATGGTGCTCGATGCCAATGAAATGGCACCGTACATCGGTAAGCGCGCCCGCAAAGGCAAGCCGATTAACGCCGGTTTGAAGTTCCCGGGGTTCTAA
- a CDS encoding transporter substrate-binding domain-containing protein translates to MKKLLIGAVVIAAGAAAAWQYLGQNQSKQALASNTASGTVAAAPEKTLRIALEGKYPPFEYIDANNQLTGFNVDLANALCAEMKVKCEFTRFDFDKLIPSLNENKADAVVASLSITEEREKLVQFTDVYTRVPGTYVASKKSKIIWPVITAERIRGETIGVVAKTTFDDYLSNEMDQSKVTIKRFNSADEMMTALEKDEVKLVFDDSAVLGHFLKSPANQDRFEMVGNRIDSPKWLGRGEAIALRKDDVELRNQFNTALQKLIQSGEHQQIGYKYFTLRVL, encoded by the coding sequence ATGAAAAAATTGCTCATCGGCGCCGTTGTTATCGCAGCGGGCGCAGCTGCTGCTTGGCAGTATCTTGGCCAAAACCAGTCAAAACAAGCTTTAGCGAGCAATACTGCCAGCGGAACCGTTGCTGCAGCGCCTGAGAAAACGCTAAGAATCGCATTGGAAGGTAAATATCCACCCTTTGAATATATCGATGCGAATAACCAACTCACTGGCTTTAACGTTGATTTAGCCAACGCGCTTTGTGCTGAAATGAAGGTGAAGTGCGAATTTACTCGTTTTGATTTCGACAAACTAATCCCATCGTTGAATGAAAACAAAGCCGACGCAGTCGTTGCATCGTTATCGATCACCGAAGAGCGCGAAAAGCTGGTGCAATTTACCGATGTGTATACTCGCGTACCTGGCACGTATGTCGCTAGCAAAAAATCAAAGATCATTTGGCCAGTGATTACTGCTGAACGTATTCGTGGCGAAACCATTGGTGTCGTAGCCAAAACAACCTTTGATGATTACCTCAGCAATGAAATGGATCAAAGCAAAGTTACGATTAAACGCTTTAACAGTGCCGATGAGATGATGACAGCGCTGGAAAAAGACGAAGTAAAGCTGGTATTTGATGATAGTGCTGTGCTGGGCCACTTTTTGAAATCACCGGCCAATCAAGATCGCTTTGAAATGGTGGGCAACCGCATCGATTCCCCAAAATGGCTAGGTCGCGGCGAAGCGATTGCACTACGCAAAGATGATGTTGAACTGCGTAATCAATTTAATACCGCGTTGCAAAAATTGATTCAGAGTGGTGAACATCAGCAAATAGGTTATAAATACTTCACTTTGCGCGTGCTCTAA
- a CDS encoding CZB domain-containing protein: MLHSFVEVAKIDHLLFKFKVYESVSGVSKLSSQVVSDPHQCRFGHWYYDGEGQSLVGKHPAYREMETPHNEIHQAGTAAVNAWQAGQKNQVLDALNRMEHTSAKMVSILDRIAG, encoded by the coding sequence ATGCTGCACAGCTTTGTTGAAGTCGCCAAAATCGACCATTTATTATTCAAATTCAAAGTCTACGAAAGCGTATCGGGCGTTAGTAAATTGAGCTCGCAAGTGGTGAGCGATCCGCATCAATGCCGCTTTGGCCATTGGTACTATGATGGCGAAGGCCAATCCTTGGTCGGCAAGCACCCCGCCTACCGCGAAATGGAAACACCGCATAACGAAATTCACCAAGCCGGCACAGCCGCAGTCAATGCATGGCAAGCAGGGCAAAAAAATCAGGTGCTCGACGCGCTTAATCGCATGGAGCACACCAGCGCCAAAATGGTGTCAATTTTGGATCGGATTGCTGGCTAA
- a CDS encoding carbohydrate-binding protein yields MKNKLKLAAIAAFVIGALPSVASAASCAATWQATKAYVAGNTVNYQGKDYRAKWWTQGEDPANNAIAGKPWEVIAICSPTASSPIPTPSVTPTIKPTIAPTAIPNSPIPSSKPSASPSPAPTNTSSPTSTPNPTLIPTPTSTATPNSASCNPIWSSSATYTAGQKVTHQGINYQAKWWTQGNDPATNSGDAQPWQKLGTCGNAVTPSPSSNPSTPVPSTPTPAPITTPAVPPANSGLDHLVINEIASDAYSQGSWFEIYNPTSQSISLNDISARIQSKTQNSANLYPLSGVIEANSYLVIAANTEAVAPKKTNQIQYIGNYQDWPVWGNDNGAIELVRNGQTIDFVRFGNNNTSPLTANAWLGGAAPALTGTANYALVRYYTQTSDNNTAADWRIVPFGTPAGRNDVDSNASDEDKDGIPTSAKKPGGTYAGLDLYAMGARAGRPTILVHIDWMQTATDEGIKPRKEALQMVREAFNRKGIDLLFDAGQLHSPSFNPADFNLGGGQEVPFARCVTLYKNNDCADVMAYKQSSMDVRRRLIFHYMLMGSTQNTNGYGGSSGLAEINGNDLLVSLGFWGLNSSSASNLYTLINYQAGTIMHELGHNLGLQHGGNEATNDKTNYLSVMNYLYQLNGVPSDAKGQSMSERIYYNLNNRGKATPGRAANSYGVCDLLDGPCGNRFVIDYSNGSSAPLNESALNEASLVGRGTSGGAFADWNTNGFIDQQVAFDINNDGSTQTALSDYDDWGKIQLSFNGGMVSVFGSSIAAEQNSKMNRSLKDEQLETALENPPPAHMLPINQR; encoded by the coding sequence ATGAAGAATAAACTGAAATTGGCCGCAATCGCGGCCTTTGTTATTGGGGCTTTACCTAGCGTAGCTAGTGCCGCCTCATGCGCCGCAACTTGGCAAGCAACTAAAGCCTATGTGGCAGGAAATACGGTGAATTATCAGGGTAAAGATTACCGTGCCAAATGGTGGACTCAAGGTGAAGACCCCGCGAATAATGCAATCGCTGGAAAACCATGGGAAGTCATCGCAATTTGCTCACCCACAGCAAGCAGTCCAATACCTACCCCAAGTGTAACGCCAACAATCAAGCCAACCATTGCCCCTACGGCAATACCCAATAGCCCGATTCCTAGCTCTAAGCCAAGCGCCAGCCCAAGCCCAGCGCCAACGAATACGTCGAGCCCAACTAGCACACCAAATCCAACGCTTATTCCAACCCCCACAAGCACAGCAACGCCAAATAGCGCTAGCTGCAATCCAATATGGAGCAGCAGTGCGACTTACACAGCGGGCCAAAAAGTCACACATCAAGGAATCAACTATCAAGCCAAATGGTGGACACAAGGCAATGATCCTGCAACTAACTCAGGTGATGCACAGCCATGGCAAAAGCTCGGCACATGCGGAAATGCCGTGACGCCAAGCCCTTCGAGTAACCCAAGTACACCCGTACCATCGACACCAACACCAGCTCCGATCACAACACCAGCCGTTCCCCCAGCCAATAGCGGGCTCGATCACTTAGTGATCAATGAAATTGCAAGCGATGCTTATTCACAAGGTAGCTGGTTTGAAATTTATAACCCAACGTCGCAAAGTATTTCACTGAATGACATCAGCGCGCGGATTCAAAGCAAAACACAAAATAGCGCAAATCTTTACCCGCTTAGCGGCGTCATTGAAGCGAATTCTTACCTAGTCATCGCCGCCAATACCGAAGCCGTGGCGCCGAAAAAAACCAATCAGATCCAATACATCGGTAATTATCAAGATTGGCCAGTTTGGGGTAATGACAATGGCGCGATTGAATTGGTACGCAATGGGCAAACCATTGATTTTGTGCGCTTTGGCAATAACAACACCTCACCATTGACGGCCAATGCTTGGCTAGGTGGTGCAGCACCAGCACTCACTGGCACTGCCAATTACGCCTTGGTGCGCTACTACACCCAAACCAGCGATAACAATACCGCCGCAGATTGGCGCATCGTGCCGTTTGGTACACCAGCGGGTCGCAATGACGTCGATAGTAATGCTAGCGATGAAGACAAAGACGGAATCCCAACGAGCGCCAAAAAGCCCGGTGGTACTTACGCGGGATTAGATTTATACGCGATGGGTGCGCGCGCAGGTCGGCCGACGATTTTAGTGCATATTGATTGGATGCAAACTGCGACCGATGAAGGCATCAAGCCGCGTAAAGAAGCACTGCAAATGGTGCGCGAAGCCTTTAACCGCAAGGGCATTGATCTACTGTTTGACGCGGGCCAACTGCACAGCCCAAGCTTTAACCCGGCCGATTTTAACCTCGGCGGCGGGCAGGAAGTACCATTTGCGCGCTGCGTAACACTGTATAAAAACAATGATTGCGCCGACGTGATGGCCTACAAACAAAGCAGTATGGATGTACGCCGCCGCTTGATCTTTCACTATATGTTGATGGGATCAACGCAAAACACCAATGGTTATGGCGGCTCGTCGGGGCTAGCCGAAATTAATGGTAATGATCTATTAGTGAGCCTAGGTTTCTGGGGCCTCAATAGCAGCAGCGCCAGCAATCTGTACACGCTGATCAATTACCAAGCGGGTACGATCATGCATGAGCTAGGACACAATTTGGGCTTGCAACATGGCGGGAATGAGGCAACAAACGACAAAACCAATTATTTGAGCGTGATGAATTACCTGTATCAACTCAACGGTGTGCCTAGTGATGCAAAAGGGCAAAGTATGAGTGAGCGGATTTATTACAATCTGAACAATCGCGGCAAAGCAACGCCTGGCCGTGCCGCGAACAGTTATGGGGTCTGCGATTTGCTGGATGGGCCTTGCGGCAATCGCTTTGTGATTGATTATTCCAATGGCAGCAGTGCACCACTGAATGAAAGTGCGCTGAACGAAGCGAGCCTCGTCGGTCGTGGCACCAGCGGCGGCGCTTTTGCCGATTGGAACACCAATGGGTTTATCGATCAGCAAGTTGCCTTTGATATTAATAATGATGGCAGCACGCAAACTGCTCTAAGTGATTATGATGATTGGGGCAAAATTCAATTGTCGTTTAATGGTGGAATGGTGAGCGTATTTGGATCGAGCATCGCTGCAGAGCAGAATTCAAAAATGAATCGTTCACTCAAAGACGAGCAATTAGAAACTGCGCTAGAAAATCCACCACCGGCACATATGCTGCCGATCAACCAACGCTAA
- a CDS encoding response regulator: MDDFYQAYRRTLLIVDDTPTNLALLNAILKDQYKLRIATHGQLALELAQREPIPDLILLDVMMPDMDGIEVCQRLKANPITADIPIIFLTAKTQESDEVIGFEAGAADYIHKPLMPVIVQTRIRTHLQMQDLKTALKLHNQTLEERVAQRTAELLKMQDATILAMGVMAELRDEETGLHLKRTQEYLRILAQAVASHPRFSGELTAANIEWMAKSAPLHDIGKVGIPDAILHKPAKLTDEEFAIMKNHPTYGRNIILEVENVLGEDSIFLHYAREIAYGHQEKWDGSGYPQGLSGEQIPVSARLMAIADVYDALLSRRVYKPPFSHAKAVEIISAGRETHFDPALTDAFLSVADRFEQIAIEFADPYDEVHG, translated from the coding sequence ATGGATGATTTTTATCAGGCTTATCGGCGTACTTTACTGATCGTGGATGATACGCCGACCAATTTGGCGCTACTCAACGCCATTTTGAAAGATCAATACAAATTGCGGATTGCCACGCATGGCCAATTAGCGCTTGAACTCGCGCAGCGCGAGCCGATCCCCGATTTGATTTTGCTCGATGTGATGATGCCTGATATGGATGGGATTGAGGTTTGCCAGCGTTTAAAAGCCAATCCAATCACGGCCGATATTCCAATTATTTTTCTAACGGCTAAAACGCAAGAATCGGATGAGGTGATTGGCTTTGAGGCGGGGGCGGCGGATTACATTCACAAGCCCTTGATGCCAGTGATTGTGCAAACGCGTATCCGCACGCATTTGCAAATGCAGGATTTAAAAACGGCGCTCAAACTACACAACCAAACTTTGGAAGAGCGCGTGGCGCAGCGCACGGCTGAATTGCTGAAGATGCAAGATGCAACTATTTTAGCCATGGGCGTGATGGCTGAGTTGCGCGATGAAGAAACGGGCTTGCACCTGAAACGCACGCAAGAGTATTTACGTATTTTGGCCCAAGCAGTGGCATCCCATCCGCGGTTTAGCGGCGAACTCACTGCAGCCAATATTGAATGGATGGCTAAATCGGCGCCATTGCACGATATCGGCAAAGTCGGCATTCCTGATGCAATTTTGCATAAACCCGCAAAATTGACCGATGAAGAATTCGCGATCATGAAAAACCACCCTACCTATGGGCGCAACATCATTTTGGAAGTGGAAAACGTGTTGGGCGAAGATAGTATTTTTCTGCATTACGCCCGTGAAATTGCCTACGGGCATCAGGAAAAATGGGATGGTAGCGGTTACCCGCAAGGTTTGAGTGGCGAGCAGATTCCAGTTTCTGCGCGTTTAATGGCGATTGCCGATGTGTATGACGCCCTACTCAGCCGCCGCGTCTACAAGCCCCCTTTCAGTCATGCCAAAGCGGTTGAGATTATCAGCGCAGGTCGAGAAACTCATTTTGATCCAGCCTTAACCGATGCTTTTCTCTCGGTAGCCGATCGTTTTGAACAGATAGCGATTGAGTTTGCTGACCCTTACGATGAAGTACATGGCTAA
- a CDS encoding nucleoside 2-deoxyribosyltransferase, whose protein sequence is MQTIYLAGPGVFRPDAHAWGQDLQQYCAEFGLRGLYPLDQAAPADLTAAQAAAWIFQANCDLIRQSDAILADVRAFRSRSEPDSGTAFEIGFAHALGKPILLWLPDLEIGATMLDRVGSHRDEGGLMVEDFGAPLNLMLWQCASAVIYHTHPKLALQEASFFLINSST, encoded by the coding sequence ATGCAGACGATCTATTTAGCGGGGCCTGGCGTTTTTCGCCCCGATGCGCACGCATGGGGGCAAGACCTACAACAATATTGTGCCGAATTTGGTTTACGTGGGCTCTATCCACTCGATCAGGCCGCGCCAGCTGATTTAACTGCGGCGCAGGCTGCGGCTTGGATTTTCCAAGCTAATTGCGATCTGATTCGCCAATCCGATGCCATCCTTGCCGATGTACGGGCGTTTCGTAGCCGCAGCGAACCAGATAGCGGCACCGCTTTCGAAATTGGCTTTGCTCATGCACTGGGCAAACCTATTTTACTGTGGCTACCTGACCTTGAAATAGGCGCGACGATGTTAGATCGTGTGGGCTCTCATCGAGATGAAGGTGGTTTAATGGTCGAAGATTTTGGCGCGCCTCTTAACTTAATGTTGTGGCAATGCGCCAGTGCTGTGATTTATCACACACATCCCAAATTGGCGCTTCAGGAGGCCTCATTTTTCCTTATAAATTCAAGTACCTAG
- the parE gene encoding DNA topoisomerase IV subunit B, with translation MAAPKYDESSVKVLKGLDPVRHRPGMYTRTDNPLHICQEVIDNAADEALGGHATQIEVTLYRNQSMRVTDNGRGIPVGLHPEEGVPTVQVVFTQLHAGGKFDKKDGGAYAFSGGLHGVGVSVTNALATRLEVEVRREGQINQLVFAGGEVISPLTVLGSTTKKDTGTRVFVQPDAQYFDSPTIPQAELEHLLKSKAVLLPGLVVILNVEQANGELLEKRWCYPDGLQGYLNEQVTGYTQIVPILQGEKYIEGEDDTFSRGEGCAWALTWTEDGLVNRESYVNLIPTPAGGTHESGLRDGVFQVVKTFIDFHNLLPKGVKLLPEDLFSRCSFVLSAKVLDPQFQGQTKDKLTSRDGLKLVSAMVRAPFELWLNEHVDLGKKLAELAIRAAQSRQKNAQKVEKKKSSGVAVLPGKLTDCASDETERCELFLVEGDSAGGSAKLGRDKDFQAILPLRGKVLNTWEVDKDQIFANNEVHDMAVAIGVDPHTLDSPADLSGLRYGKVIIMSDADVDGSHIQVLLLTLFYRHFPQLIAGGHIYVAQPPLYRVDVAGSGKNKPPRKFYALDEGELTAILDKLRGEKIREGAWSISRFKGLGEMNAEQLFDTTMNPDTRRVMRVSIPNDVSTNTRDVMNMLMGKGEASSRRAWLEARGNEVEADL, from the coding sequence ATGGCAGCTCCTAAATACGACGAATCCTCGGTCAAGGTTTTAAAAGGCCTTGATCCTGTCCGCCACCGCCCCGGCATGTACACGCGCACCGATAACCCTTTGCACATCTGCCAAGAGGTCATCGACAACGCCGCCGACGAGGCCTTGGGCGGCCACGCCACGCAAATTGAAGTGACGCTGTATCGCAATCAGTCGATGCGCGTAACGGATAACGGGCGCGGGATTCCGGTGGGTTTACACCCCGAAGAGGGCGTACCAACGGTGCAAGTCGTTTTCACGCAGCTGCACGCTGGCGGTAAATTCGACAAGAAAGACGGCGGCGCGTACGCGTTCTCCGGCGGTTTGCACGGCGTTGGCGTATCAGTCACCAATGCCTTGGCTACGCGGCTTGAAGTTGAAGTGCGCCGTGAAGGCCAGATCAATCAATTGGTCTTTGCCGGCGGCGAAGTGATTTCCCCGCTGACCGTATTGGGCAGCACCACGAAGAAAGACACTGGTACGCGCGTCTTCGTGCAGCCCGATGCGCAGTATTTTGATAGCCCAACGATTCCACAAGCCGAACTCGAACACCTGCTCAAATCCAAAGCCGTGCTATTGCCCGGCTTGGTGGTGATTTTGAATGTCGAGCAAGCCAATGGCGAGTTGCTCGAAAAACGCTGGTGCTACCCAGATGGCTTGCAAGGCTATTTGAACGAGCAGGTCACCGGCTACACGCAAATCGTGCCGATTTTGCAGGGCGAGAAATACATTGAAGGCGAAGACGACACCTTCAGCCGCGGCGAAGGCTGCGCGTGGGCGCTAACGTGGACCGAAGATGGCCTCGTTAACCGCGAATCGTACGTCAATCTGATTCCAACGCCAGCAGGTGGCACGCACGAAAGCGGCTTGCGCGATGGCGTGTTCCAAGTTGTGAAAACCTTTATCGATTTTCACAACCTGTTGCCCAAGGGCGTGAAACTACTGCCAGAAGACTTGTTCAGCCGTTGCTCGTTTGTGCTCTCGGCCAAAGTGCTCGACCCGCAATTTCAAGGCCAAACCAAGGACAAACTGACCAGCCGCGACGGCCTCAAACTTGTTTCAGCGATGGTACGTGCACCGTTTGAATTGTGGCTCAATGAACACGTTGACCTCGGTAAAAAACTGGCTGAATTGGCGATTCGCGCCGCTCAATCGCGGCAGAAAAACGCGCAGAAAGTTGAAAAGAAAAAATCATCTGGCGTCGCGGTATTACCGGGCAAGCTGACCGATTGCGCATCGGATGAAACCGAGCGCTGCGAGTTGTTCCTCGTCGAGGGTGATTCGGCCGGTGGCTCGGCCAAGCTGGGTCGCGATAAAGACTTCCAAGCGATTTTGCCGCTGCGCGGTAAGGTGCTGAACACGTGGGAAGTCGATAAAGATCAGATTTTCGCCAATAACGAAGTGCACGATATGGCCGTCGCGATCGGCGTCGACCCGCACACTTTGGACAGCCCTGCCGATTTATCCGGCCTGCGCTACGGCAAAGTCATCATCATGTCCGATGCCGACGTCGATGGCTCGCACATTCAAGTGCTGCTGCTCACCTTGTTCTACCGACATTTCCCGCAGTTGATCGCGGGTGGCCACATTTACGTCGCACAACCGCCGCTGTATCGCGTTGACGTGGCGGGCAGCGGTAAAAATAAACCGCCGCGCAAATTCTACGCGCTCGACGAAGGCGAACTCACCGCCATTCTGGATAAGCTACGCGGCGAAAAAATCCGCGAAGGCGCGTGGAGCATTTCGCGCTTCAAGGGTCTAGGCGAGATGAACGCCGAACAATTGTTCGACACCACGATGAACCCCGACACCCGCCGCGTGATGCGCGTCTCGATTCCAAACGACGTCAGTACCAACACGCGCGATGTGATGAATATGCTGATGGGGAAGGGCGAAGCAAGCTCACGCCGCGCATGGCTGGAAGCGCGGGGGAATGAAGTGGAAGCGGACCTTTAA
- a CDS encoding DUF6500 family protein: MSPILQQKILAVCEQKIAQKGEGVGLSFYAFFANKNDDPELLMEAATWWIQTHQLDHFEKAVKIKSLVLAEVQTN, encoded by the coding sequence ATGAGCCCCATCCTCCAACAAAAAATCCTCGCCGTCTGCGAGCAAAAAATCGCACAGAAAGGCGAGGGCGTGGGCTTATCGTTTTATGCTTTTTTCGCTAATAAAAACGACGACCCTGAATTATTGATGGAAGCGGCGACGTGGTGGATACAGACTCATCAACTCGATCATTTTGAAAAAGCAGTTAAAATCAAATCGCTGGTTTTGGCAGAAGTCCAGACTAACTAA